In Deinococcus maricopensis DSM 21211, the sequence CGAGCGGGCAGTACCCGTTTCGCGGTGTGGTGGGCCTGCCGCTGACCGCGCATGGGCGCGTGTTCGGGGGGCTGGCGTTGTTCTTCCGCGAGAAGCTCACGCTCGGCGCGGACGAGTTGGCGCTCGCGGGCGTGTTGGGCGCGCAGGCGGCGCTCGCCATCGAGAACGCCCGGCTGTACGAGGAGGAGGTCCGCCGCGAGCAGGAGGCGGCGGTGCTGCTGAACCTCGCGCGGACGCTCGGCACGGACCGCGACGACGGCAGCGTCGCCCGCGCTGCCGAGATGGCGACGCTCGCGCTGCGCGCCGAACGTGGCCTGATCGTCCTCACGGACGACGGGCAGTTCACGGAACTGGGCGCGTTCGGCCTGGACGTGCACGCCGACGACGCCCTGCGCCTGACGGCGCACCTCGGGCGCGGGCCGCGCCGCCTCACGCGCCGCCACTGCCTGCCGGGCGCGTCGAGCGCGCTGGTCGTGCCGCTGCGCGCGGGCGGCGAGGACATCGGCCTGATGTACTTCGACCACAGCGGCGAGGACGCGCCCAGCGACCGCGTGCTGCAGCTGGCGCGCGCCATCGGTGACCAGATCAGCCTCGCGCTCGGGCAGGAGCGGCTGCTCACGGCCCTCGCGCGCGAGGAGGCGCGGTACCGGCTGCTCGCGCACAGCGCGCACGACTTGATTATCGCGTGCGACGCGAGCGGCGTCATGACGTACGGCAATCCCGCGAGTGAACGCCTGCTCGGCCCGCTGGCCGGGCGGAGCGTCTGGGCGCTGCTGGGCGCCCCGTGGCGGGACGCGCTGGACCGCGCGTGGGGCGCGTGCCTCAGCAACCCCGACCAGCCCGGCTCGTGCGACATCGAGGTGGTCGGCGTGGACCGCACCCTCCGTTTGGAGGTGCGCCTGTCCGCGGTCGTGAGTGACCGCGAGGTGCTCGGCATGCTGGTCGTGGCGCGCGACATCAGCGAGATGCAGACGCTCGCGGCGGAAATCACGCGGCGCGGGCAGGAGATCGCGCGCGTGCAGGCGCGCCAGGGCGAGCTGCGGTCCTTCCTGGCGCTGTTCACGCAGGCGCAGGAGGAGGAGCGGCGGCGCATCAGCCGCGAGCTGCACGACGACACCGCGCAGGTGCTCGTCGCCATCGGGCGTCGCCTCGACCGCCTCGCCAAGATGACGGACGGCGACGCGCACGACCGCGCCCTGGACATCCGCGCGGACCTGAACGCTGCCATCGAGTCGGTGCGGCGCTTCGCGCGGAATCTCCGCCCGAGCGTCCTCGACGATCTCGGCCTGCTGCCGGCGCTGGAGTGGCTGACCGATCAGGCGGCCACGCCCGCGCGCCTGGAGGTCATGGGGCAGGAGCGGCGCCTCAGCGCGGACACGGAACTCACGGTGTTCCGCCTCGTGCAGGAGGCCCTGTCGAACGTGGACAAGCACGCGGGCGCGCAGTCCGCGGCGGTGCGCGTGCAGTTCGGCGGGGGGGGCGTGCAGGTGACCGTGCGCGATGATGGGCGCGGCTTTACGCGCGACGAGGCGTCCGCCCGTGCGGGCGAGGGGCACCTGGGCCTGATCGGTCTGCGCGAGCGCGTGAACATGGCGGGCGGGAACGTGGCAATCACGAGCGCGCCCGGCGAGGGCACGGCGCTGACCTTCAACCTGCCCGGGTAGGCTGCTGCAGGATGACGCCGCCGGGCCCGGAGCGTGCAGCTCCGGGCCCGGCGGCGTTGGGGAGGGTCAGTAGGTGAGGCGCTGCGGCGTGAGCTGGTAGGTGCGCGTGCCGCGCGTGTCCCGGACCGTGCCGCTGAAGGTGGGTTCGGGGCCGTCCGTGAGGGTGGTGCTGATGACCATGCTGGGAAGGCGGCAGACGCTGTATACGTCCTGCTGGTACGTGTCCGGGGCGGGCTGGCCGTGGCTGTCGGGGCCGATGGTGATGGTCGTGGCGCCCTCGGGTTTGTCGATGTGCAGGTACGTCTGCAGGTCGATGCTGGCGGTCTCTTCCAGGACCCAGATGGAGTAGGCGCAACTGGCGGCCTGCTGGTTGTACGTGCTGACTTCGTCGTACACGGGCGTGTTTTCGTTGCCGCCGCGGTCCTCGGCGATGACCTTGATTTCCGGGGTGGGCACGGTCGCGGTCCAGTTCATGGTCCAGTTGTCGAAGGTGAACGTGACGGGCTGCACGTCTCCGCGGGCCGTGTCTGACGGGTCGGTGCTGCCGATCAGCACGGGGCCCTGATAGACGCGCAGGGCCGCGATGCCGGTTTCTCGGTCGCTGGCGGTGCCCTGAATGGTGAGCGGCTGCCCGACCGTGACCGGGGCGAGTTTGCGGACGGTGACGCTGGGCGCGCGGAAGTCCGCACCGGAGGTGCTGTGCTGGAAGTTGTGCGTGCGGGTGGTGGTGAAGGTCCGGAGCGTGGCGGTCTGGCTGCCGTCGCTCGCGGCCGCCCAGGCCTTGAAGGTCGCGGTGACGCGGAAGAGGTTGTCGGCGTCGCCGTCGGTCACGCGCACGCGCGCGCCGACCTTGCTGCTCGAGAGGATGGTGCCCTGGCCGGCGCTGACGGTGTACGTCACTTCGGAGAGGTCGCTGGTGGGCACGCGGTACGTGAGGTAGGCCGCAGGGTCGGACACATCCGGGTACTCGACGAAGTCGTATGCGCCCACGCCCAGCGTCAGTTCGAGTTCGTCGTTCATGAATACGCTGGACGAGGGCAAGCGTGACGAGAGGGCCGGGGAGCGCGGGTCCACGAGGGTGTGCACCACGAGGCGCACGTGCTGCTGCGGGCTTTGCACTGCCTGGGGCGTCGTCTGGCCGTACGCGAGGAAGTTGTTCTTGTTGGTGGTGCCGACACTTTCAAAGGTGTAGGTGCCGCGCGGCACTGTGAAGGTCAGGTTTGGGCTGTCCGGCGTGAGGGTCAGGAAGGCCCGGGGGCCGTCCGCCTGGTACACGTTCTGGTCGTTGAAGGTGACCGGCTGACCGCGTTCGTCCTTGATCGTGACCTTGAGTTTCGTGACGGCGCTCTGGCCGTTGCGGTCCGTGGGGAGGCCCTGGGGCGCGAGGGTCCGCAGTGGGTTGTCGAGGGTCAGCGTGACGAGGTCAGCACTGGGCGAGGTGGGCGCCTGGGTGCAGGCAGCGAGGGTCAGGGCGGCGGCGAGGGCAAGGAGAGGACGTGTACGCATGTGCACCTCCGGGTGCAGGATGAGTCTTTCATGAATCACCCGGGGTCAACTCTATGGCCTGCGTGAACGCATGCCAAGCACATTCGCCGCGCGGCTGCGCGCTCAAGCGGCCTGAGCGCAGCGGGGTCAGGCGCCGTCGATGACGAGGCCGCGACGCTGCCAGGCGCTGAGGTTCAGGGCGCGCAGCGCCTGCCACGCGCGCTGCCAGTCCGCTTCGGTGCTGAGTTTCACGGCGCGGCCATGGCGGGCGCTGCGGGCGCGGTGCGCGGCCAGAAACTCGGCTGCGCCGAGCGTGGGCAGCTGCGCGCCGTCGACCTCTTCGCTGAGGGTCGGCGCGAACGGCATCGGGGAGGTGCTGGTGAGGACAGCGGCGATACCGCTCGCACGGTCGCGCAGCAGACTCACGGCCTGCAGGAACGGCGCGCCCTCCTGCCCTTCGGGCGTCTCACTCCAGCGAACCGCCACAGCGGTGTCCTGGTGGTCAAGGTGGGCGCTCTGGTGGCGCGCCTCGGGCAGGGCGGGGACGTAGTACACGCCGAGGGGAACCGCGCCGGCCGCGTCGAGGTCGGCGCGCAGGGCGCGCAGACGGCGGGTGACGTCCTGCGTGCCGCCCCAGTCGCGCTCCTGCAGGGCCTCGAACGTGAGGGCTTCCGGCAGGGTCGGTCCGGGGTAGGGGCGGGTGGCGAGGCGCGCGGCGCTGATGTCCGGCAACAGCCGCTGCGTCTGGCCGGGGCCGAGGAGCGCTTCGAGTTCCTCGCCCGTGAGGGCGGCGAGGTTGAGGCGGGGGGGCACGTTCCTGAGTGTAGAGCCTGCGGGCGGGCGCGCGCAGCGGATCGGCGGGGGTGGGGCGTCCGCCCCGGTCGGCGTGGGTATAGTGGGGCCGTGCTGCGCCGCGTGGGTTCGCGCCGCCTGCCGCTGTGGTGGGCGGCCTTGCTGTGCGTGCTGGCGTCGTTCGCGTATACGGTGCGGACGGCTGCGCCCACCGTAACGTCCGCGGGTGTGGGCAGCGTGGCCGTCATGGCCGCGCACGCGGATGAGGCGCAGGCCGTAGCACACGTGGGTGATGAGCGGCCGGGTATGGTCATGGCGGAGGGCGAGTGCCCCGGTGAGCATGCCGGAGGGCACGGCGCGGACCCGCTGCGGTCCGGCTCGCCGAATGCGCCACCGTCCGGGCATGACCATGGGGCGCACTGCCCGTTCTGTTTTACGCATGCGTTCGGCGTGGAGGGCCTGGCATTCGCCTGGGTGCCCGCGCCGGGCGTGCGGGCGGCGCATGGCCGTCCGTCGCGCGTGCGGGTGTTCGTGGGGGCGTGGGCCCACGCGGACGCGCGCGCTCCACCGGCCTTGCGGGGTTGAGTCGTTGCGGTCCTGCCGAGTGGCGGTGACCGTTCACCCTGCCCGCTCGGGGGTCATGCGTGGCCCTCGGCTCTGGAGGCCTTGACCTGTGTCCATCCCGGTGGTTCCGGGCGCCATGTTCGGCGCGCCGCCCCCGGCGGACGGGTCCGCGTACGGGGTGGTGCCTGTGACGCGTCGGGCTTCCGGGGCGGCGTGGGGGCGGTTCCGCCCGCCTGAAGGGCTGAGTGGCGCGCCGTGCGCCCACCTCCTCCCTTTCTCGTCTTCTTTTCTCTTTTTCAAGGAGTTGTTCATGCGTCAGATCCTGACCCTGTCCGCCGCGCTGCTCGCGTCCATTGCGTTCGCGCACGCCACCGTCAAAACCGAACTGGGGGCCGGCGAGAGTCTCGCCGGGAAGTCCGAAACGTACCGCCTGCAGGTGCCCGTGGAGCGGGAGGTGGCGACCACGCAGGTGCAGCTGTTCGTGCCGGCCGGCGTGAAGGTCTCCCGGTTCCTGCCTGTGCCGGGGTTCACGCGCAGCGTCACGCGGGACGCGAACGGCAGCATCACCAGTGTCACGTGGCGGGGCCGCATTCAGCCGCTGGAGTTCCAGCGCTTCCTGTTCCAGGCGACGAACCCGGCGGATGCGGGCACCCTGAAGTGGAACGTGTTCCAGACGTACGCGGACGGCACGGTCGTGAAGTGGGACAGCAGTGACCCTGCCACGCCGGCCAGCACGACGACGCTGAAATGACGGACCGGCGTGCTCCTCGCGTTCACCCGAACGTCCTGTTCGGGTGGGGCGCGCTGCTGGCGCTCGCGCTGGAGGCTGGCGTGCGGCTGGCGCTGCCGGCCGGCTCGCACGTGCAGGGCCAGCGGCTCGGCGAGGCGCACGGGTTCGTGGCCCTGGGGCTGCTGGCGCTGGTGCTGCTCGCGCAGCCCGCGTGGACGCGCCCGTACCGGCGTCCGCTGGGGCTGCTGGCGTTCGCGTTCGCGCTGCTGCACACCGCGTACAGTTTCCAGTTCGATCTGGACGGCCGCCTGGACAGCCTGGCCTTCCTGGCGGTCGGGACTCGCAATGGCGTACTGGTCGGCGCGCTCAGTCTGGCGCTGCTGGTGCCGCTGGCGCTCACGAGCAGCCGCCCGGCGCAGCGCGCGCTGGGGCGGCACTGGCGGACGCTGCACCGGCTCACGCCGCCGGCGTTCGTGCTGGCGGGCGTGCATACCGCGTGGGTCGGCGTTCATGCTGGCCTGACACCCCTGACGGTGGGGGGCGTGCTGGTCACGCTCGCCACCCTCGTCACGCTGGTCGGGCGCGCTGTGGGCGCGCGCCGCGCCCGCGTGCATTCCCCGAGGAGAACCTCATGAAAAACTGGATGCCTGCCGTGCTGGCCCTGACCTTAGGAAGCGCGGCGTTCGCGCATGAGCTGGTGCGTGACGGTCAGGTGGGCGGCCTGATTCATATCGAACCGGACGACGCGCCGGTCGTCGGCAAGAACAAGGTATGGTTCGAGCTGACGCAGCGGGGTGGCCGCGCCATCACGGCGGCGAACTGCACGTGCACGCTGAGTGTGTACGCGGGGAGCGTGAAGGCGGGCGTGAAGCCGCTCAGCACCGTGAAGCTCAGCGCGAGCGGCGCGCGCTTGGGCGCGACGGTCACGCTCCCGCGGGACGGGGCGTACACGCTGCTGGTGACCGGTACAGCGCGGGCGGGCGCGACGTTTGGGACCTTCAAGCTGCCGTTCGTGACGCGCACTGGCACTCAGGATCACGATCACGGCTGACCCTCGACCCCGACCAGGGCGGACCGGCGCGGGTCCGCCCGTCCTGCGTGGCCCGTGGGGCACAGCGGCCGCTCAGGGCCGGCACGTATACTCGCGCCATGACGCAGAATGCCGCTGAGCCCCGCTACGGGGCGTTGATTTCAGAAGCCGCCCGGCTGATGTTCGGGCACGCGGGGCCGGTGGTGGTGCTCACGCACGTGGACCCGGACGGGGACGCGGTCGGGAGTGTGCTGGGGCTGGCGCGGGCGTTGCGCGCGGCCGGCCGGGACGTGGTGGCGGTCGCGGACGCGCCGCGCTACCTGCGCTTCCTGGTGGGCGAGGGCGAGCTTGTGCCGCGCCTGGACACCTGGCCGGACGGGGCGCTCGCGGTGGTGCTGGACGTGGACAACACGGACGCGGCGCGGGTGGCCGGCGCGGACGTGACGGCGTTCGCGGGGCCGGTCGTGAACGTGGACCACCACGGAACGAACGCGCGGCGCGCGACGGTGAGTGTCGTCGACCCCAGCCAGTCCGCGACGGCCCTGATGGTCAAGGACCTGCTGGACGCGGTGGGCGCCCCCCTGAGCGCTGACGTGGCCGAGCCGCTGCTGCTGGGCCTGAACACCGACACGGGCTCGTTCCGGTTCGGCAGCACCACGCCCGGGGCGTTCCGCGCGGCGGCGGACCTGCTGGCGGCGGGCGCGCGCCTGGGCTGGATGAACGAGATGCTGGGGCAGCAGCCGCGCGTGATGCTGGCGTTGCAGCGGGAGGTGCTGGGCACTGTGGCGTTCCCCGCGAACCTGGGCGGGCTGGTTGTGACCGCCCGCGTGGACGACGCGATGCTGGCGCGCGCCGGGGCGGCCTGGGAGGACGTGGAGTCCATGGTGGGCCTGATCCGCTCGGCCGAAGGCACGGAGCTGGCCGCGCTGTTCAAGGATTACGGGGACCGCGTGAAGCTGAGCCTGCGTTCGCGCGGGCGGGTGAGTGCGCAGCGCATTGCGGTGGCGTGCGGCGGGGGCGGGCACGTGGCGGCGGCGGGCGCGACGGTGAATGCGCCGTTCGCGGAGGCGTACGCGCGCTTCGAGCAGGAGGCGCGCGGGGCGCTGAGCGCGGCGGGCTTCGATCCGGACGCGCCGCTGGCCTGAGCGGGCGTCCATGGGGAGGGCGCGCCGGTGGGTCACCGGCGCGCCCTCCCCGTTGGGGTTACTGGTCCTGCAGGCCGGCGAGGGCGCGTAGGGCGGGTTCGTTGATGAGGCTGATGCAGCGGTACGCGGGGCTCAGCAGGCCGTCGTCGCGCATTTCGCCGATGAGTTTGCTGACGCTTTCGCGCGTGGCGCCGGTGCCTTCGGCGATGAGTTCGTGGGTGGCACGCACGAAGCGGACGCCGTCGGCATGCTGCCCGCCGAGGCTGCTGGTGCTGAGGTTCAGGAGGTAGCGGGCGATGCGTTCGCGCAGTTCGCCGTCCTGAATGTGCACGCCGTCGTTCATGACGCGCTGGAGTTGCGCGCTGAGGCTGCGCGTGACGTTCCAGAGGTCCTCGGGCGTGAGGTGCTGGGTGTAGATAGGCGTGACGATGGCGTCGGTGAGCGCGACGACTTGGTGGCTGCGTTTGATGCCGTGCAGCGCTTCCTCGCCGAAGATGTCGCCGGGGTGGATGTGGCGGACGGTGAGGTTGCGGCCCTGCGGGGTGAGGCGGATGGCGCGCAGCAGGCCGCTTTCGAGGCGGTAGAGGCTCTGGCTGCCGTCGCCGGTGTAGTAGAGGGTGTCGCCGCGGCGGACGGGGCGGCCCTGCGCTTCGGAGAGGTGAGCGGTGGTGCGGGGGGTTTGCAGGGTCATGGAGCGCTCCTTCGGACCGGCGGGGCGAGGGGGGGCGCGCCGGGCGGCGCGCGGCATGCGAATACATCGCGAGTGTACAAGGCTTGTACAGGCCAAAAGCCGATGGAACCACAAATCCAAACGATTTAAAGCTCAGATGAAGGTACTTTCGCGCCAGACTCCCCTCAAAGGTTAGACAAAGCCATATCACTCCTGAACCGCAGGCCCGGAACCACCGCCCGTCAAGCTCTCGAGAACACCTCCAACCCCACCTCCACCACCGACGCGTGCCCCGCCACCGTCAGGTCCCGGTCCAGGTTGTACCCCCCCGCCATGGTGCTCACCACCGCCACGCCCGCCGCCCGGCACCACGCCAGCACCCGCCGGTTGCGTTCGCGTACGCCGTCCAGCGTCAACTGAAACCGCCCGAACCGGTCCCCGGCCAGCACGTCCGCCCCCGCCAGGTACACCACCACGTCCGGCCGGAACGCCTCCAGCGCCGGACGCACCCGCTCATCCAGCACCCGCAGGTACTCGGCGTCCGTCACGCCGTCCGGCAGGCCGATGTCCAGGTCGCTCGTCTGCTTCCGGAACGGGTAGTTGCGCTCCCCGTGCACACTCAGCGTGAACGTGTGCGGCACGCCGCCCAGCAGGTTGGCCGTTCCGTCCCCCTGGTGCACGTCCAAGTCGAGAATCAGCACGCGCCGCGCCAGGCCCTCGTCCAGGGCGTAGCGCGCGACCATCGCGGCGTCGTTGAGCAGGCAGAACCCGCCCGCGCGGTCCCGGAACGCGTGGTGCGTCCCGCCCGCCAGGTTGATGCCCCAGCCGACGCGCAGCGCGTCATGCAGCGCCGCGAACGTCCCGCCCGTCGCGCGGCGCGCCCGCTCCACCACGCCCTCGCTCCACGGCAACCCGAACTCGCGTTCCTCGCGGCGCTCCACCGCGCCCGTCCGCCAGCGCGTCAGGTACGCCGGGTCGTGCGTGCGCTCCGCCAGCGCCCACTCCACACCCGGCGTGTCCTCCACCGGCAGCAGGGGCGCCAGGCGCTCCGCCACGGCCGCGTACTTGTACGCAGGGAAGCGGTGCCCCTCGGGCAGCGGAAAGGTGTACTTCGCGGGCGTGAACGCGCGGTAGGGCGTCATGCGCGGCAGTGTACGCCGCGCGTAGGCGCGCGAACCGTCAGCGTCCGCGCGATGTGCCGCGCCGCTCAGCGGTCCCGGAGCTGGCGCAACAGCCAGAAGCTCACGGCGTCCAGCAAGGCCAGTTTCAGCAGGGTCTCCAGCGCGCCGCCCGCCGCGGCGCCCTTTGTGAGCGTCAGCGCGACGCTGAACAGCCCGCCGATGTTCACGAGCGCCAGGGCCAGCACCAGCAGCCAGTACATCAGCCGTTCAGGACGCCCAGCAGTTCCGCGTGCAGCTTCCCGTTCGTCGCGACGATCAGGGGCGCGTACGGCGTGCGCTCCCCCGCGCCGTCCGTGACGAGGCCGCCGGCCTCCTCCACGATCAGGCTCCCGGCCGCGCTGTCCCAGCGCTTGAGGCCCAGTTCCCAGTACGCGTCCATGCGGCCGCACGCGACGTTGCACAGGTCCAGCGCCGCCGCGCCTGGGCGGCGCACCGGGACGCCCACCGCGAGCAGCTTGCGCAGCAGCCCGAGGTTACGCTGGTCGCGGTCCACGTCATACGGGAACCCGGTGGACACCAGCGCGGGCGAACGCAGTTCCGGCGTGTCCGACACGCGGATCGGCCGGCCGTTGAGGTGCGCGCCGCCGCCGCGCGTGGCCGTGAACAGCTCGTCACGCGTCGGGTCGTACACGGCGCCCGCCACGCGCTCACCTCGCAGCTCCAGCGCGATGGACGCGCAGAACACCGGGTAGCCGTGCGCGTAGTTCACGGTGCCGTCCAAGGGGTCCACGACCCATAACGCGTCCGCGCCCTCCCCCACCAGGCCGCCCTCCTCACCGAGGATCGCGTGGTCCGGGTGGGCCTGCAGGATGAGGTCGCGGATGACGCGTTCCGCTTCGGCGTCCACCTCGGTCACGAGGTCACTGAAGGTCGTTTTGGTCTGCACGGCGTGGGTGCGGCCCAGGCCGGCGAGGTGCACGGCCCCCGCTGCGCGCGCCGCGCGCACGGCCACGTCGAGGAACGCCTGATCTTGGCTCATGCCACCAGTGTATAGGGGGTTTGTTAGGCTGCACTTCGTGATTGACCGTTACCTGACTCCGGAAATGCGCGCCCTGTGGAGCGAAGCCAACAAGTACCGCGCGTGGCTGAACGTGGAACTCGCCGCGATGGAGGCGCAGACGGCGCTCGGTGAGGTGCCCGAAGGGCCGCACGCGGACCTCGTGGCGCGCGCCGAAACCGACCCGCTCGATGAGGGGTTCGCGACGCGCGTCGCGGACATTGAGGCCGTCACGCGGCACGACATCGTCGCGTTCACGACCGCCCTCACGGAACGCTACGGTGAGAACGCCCGCTTCATTCACCACGGCCTGACCAGCACGGACGTCGTGGACACCGCCCAGAACCTCCTGCTCGACGAGGCGCTCAGCATCATCCTGAATGACGTGCGCGCCCTGCGGGACGTGTGCCGCGCGCAGGCCGTGCAGTACAAGCACACGCCCACCATCGGGCGGACGCACGGCATCCACGCCGAACCCATGACGTTCGGCCTGAAGTTCCTGAACTGGATGGCGACGCTGGACCGCGACCTGGAACGCCTTGAAGCGGCCCGGAAACGCATTCAGGTGGTCATGCTGAGCGGCTCGGTGGGCACGTACGCGCACGTCAGCCCCGAGGTGGAGGAGCGCGTCGCGGCGGCGTGGGGCTGGCAGGCCGCGCCGGTCACGAACCAGACGCTCGCCCGTGACCGGCACGCCGAGGTGCTTTCGGCACTCGCCATCTACGGCACAACCGTCGAGAAGATCGCGGTGGAAATCCGGCACCTGCAGCGCAGCGAGGTGCGCGAGGCGATGGAGCCGTTCGGGAAAGGGCAGAAGGGCAGCAGCAGCATGCCGCACAAGAAAAATCCCATCCTGACCGAGAACGTGACGGGCATGGCGCGGCTGCTGCGCGGGTACCTCACGACGGCGCTGGAGAACGTGCCGCTGTGGCACGAGCGGGACATCAGCCACAGCAGCGCTGAGCGCGTCATCTTCCCGGACGCAACGGCCATCGCCAGTTACGCCACGCGCCGCCTCACGGGCGTGCTGCGGGACCTCGTGGTGTTCCCGGAGCGCATGCTGCGCAACCTGAACGACCTGGGTGGGTTGGTGTTCAGCCAGCGCGTGCTGCACCTGCTGATCGACGAGCGGGGCATGGCGCGCGAGGCGGCGTACGCGGTCGTGCAGCGCAACAGCCTGCGCAGCTGGGAGACTGGCGAGGGCCTGCGCCACCTGCTCGCCGCCGATCCGGAGAACCCGCTGAGCGCCGAGGACCTCGACCGCGCGTTCGACCTGCAGTGGTACCTGCGGAACGTGGACCACACGTTCGCGCGTTTCGGCCTGTAACGACCGGAGAGGCCCGTGCCAGCGCGGCACGGGCCTCCGCTTTCAGGGGCGCGCCGCGATGCTGCACGTGGCGCCTAGGGCACACGGGGGTCGTGGACGGCGCCCGTCAGCACGAACCCGGCGCCGTGCCGCGCCGCGCCGAGGGCCTCGTCGGTATCCAGGCGGAGGCCCGGGGCGCCGTTCAGGGCGTGGGCGGGGTGATACCCGAGCAGCAGGTGCCCGCCCGGCCGGAGCACCCGCCGAAGTTCGCTGAGCGCGCCGTGCCGGTCCGCCCAGAAGTCCAGGGCGTCCACGGACAGCGCGGCATCGAACGTACCGTCCGGGTATGGCAGGGCGGCCAAGTTGCCCTGCCGTACGTCCACCCGCCCGGCGAGCACTGCGCAGCGGCAGCGGCGACGTGCCTGGGTGACCATCAGCGCCGAGTGGTCCACGCCCACCACGCAGTGGCGGGCCGAGTCGCGGGCGAGGCGCGCGAGGGTCCGGCCAGTCCCGAACCCCACTTCCAGCACGCGCTCCCCGGTGCCGCCCCGCAACTGGCGGCACACAAGGGCGTTCAGGTAGCGGTTCTCCCAGTCCATCAGGAGCCCGGTCAGGCGCTCCAGCAGGCCGGTCGGGTGGCTGAACGACGAACTGGCCCGCCGGTTCAGGTGGCGCACGGGGCGTTCTCCGGGCGCGCCGTGGCGGCTGAGCAGGCATGGCCTTCCACCTTACTTGCCGGGCAGAACAGGCGGCGGCGAACATCACCGGCGCGCCGAGGGCCCTCCTGGGCGGCGCGCATGCCGTACGCTGGGCGCATGGTGAATCTGCTCGTCAAGGTGGGCGTGAACGCGCTCGCCCTGTGGCTCACGACGCTGCTGTACAGCGGGGTGTACTTCGCGCGCGGCGGGAACCCCTGGGACGCCCTCGTGGCCGGGCTGGTGCTCGGCCTCGTGAACGCCCTGATCCGTCCGGTGCTGCTGCTGCTCAGCCTGCCCGTGAACGTCCTGACGCTCGGGCTGTTCACGCTCGTCGTGAACGGCGTGGTCCTGATGATCGTCTCGGGCCTCACGAGCCTGGAGGTCCGTGGGTTCGGCGCGGCCGTGGTGGGCGCGCTGATCCTCGCGGTGATCAGCTGGGCGCTGGACCTGGTGCTGCACCGCCGCGAGGGCCACAAGTGATCAAGGTCACGACCGTGGCGGCCCTGCGTGAGGCGCTGGCGGGTGCGCGCCGCGTGGGGTTCGTGCCCACCATGGGCTACCTGCACGAGGGGCACGCGACGCTGGTGCGCCGCGCGCGGGCCGAGTCGGACCGCGTGGTGGTGA encodes:
- the purB gene encoding adenylosuccinate lyase, which codes for MIDRYLTPEMRALWSEANKYRAWLNVELAAMEAQTALGEVPEGPHADLVARAETDPLDEGFATRVADIEAVTRHDIVAFTTALTERYGENARFIHHGLTSTDVVDTAQNLLLDEALSIILNDVRALRDVCRAQAVQYKHTPTIGRTHGIHAEPMTFGLKFLNWMATLDRDLERLEAARKRIQVVMLSGSVGTYAHVSPEVEERVAAAWGWQAAPVTNQTLARDRHAEVLSALAIYGTTVEKIAVEIRHLQRSEVREAMEPFGKGQKGSSSMPHKKNPILTENVTGMARLLRGYLTTALENVPLWHERDISHSSAERVIFPDATAIASYATRRLTGVLRDLVVFPERMLRNLNDLGGLVFSQRVLHLLIDERGMAREAAYAVVQRNSLRSWETGEGLRHLLAADPENPLSAEDLDRAFDLQWYLRNVDHTFARFGL
- a CDS encoding class I SAM-dependent methyltransferase, with translation MRHLNRRASSSFSHPTGLLERLTGLLMDWENRYLNALVCRQLRGGTGERVLEVGFGTGRTLARLARDSARHCVVGVDHSALMVTQARRRCRCAVLAGRVDVRQGNLAALPYPDGTFDAALSVDALDFWADRHGALSELRRVLRPGGHLLLGYHPAHALNGAPGLRLDTDEALGAARHGAGFVLTGAVHDPRVP
- a CDS encoding phage holin family protein, translated to MVNLLVKVGVNALALWLTTLLYSGVYFARGGNPWDALVAGLVLGLVNALIRPVLLLLSLPVNVLTLGLFTLVVNGVVLMIVSGLTSLEVRGFGAAVVGALILAVISWALDLVLHRREGHK